In the genome of Gammaproteobacteria bacterium, the window GCCTTTCCACAATACGCCCATCCGGTCCACCATGGGGAACGCATCCTGCCGGCTGTGGCTGACGATCAGCGCCGTGATCTCCTCCCGCTTCAGCCATTGCCTCAACTCCCGCGCCAGGCGCTCGCGCAACGGCACGTCCAGGCCGGCAAAAGGCTCGTCCAGCAAAAGGCCGCGGGGGCCCGGGGCCAGGGCGCGGGCCAGCGCCACCCGCCGCTGCTGGCCGCCGGACAACTCGTGGGGAAATTTGGCAAGCAGGCCCTCCAGCCCCAGCATCTCCGCCAACCGAGCCACCCGCTGCGCGCGTTGCCGTTGCGCCTGCCGCGACAGGCCGAAGGCGATGTTGGCGCCCGCGTCCAGATGCGGGAACAAGGCGCAATCCTGGAATACCATTCCCACGCCCCGGCTCTCGGCGGGCGCGGCTCTGCCGGGGGCGCTGACTCGCCGACCGTCAATCCAGACACTGCCCGCGGCGACCGGCTCGAATCCCGCGATCACGCGCAGCAAGGTGGTTTTGCCGACGCCGCTGGCGCCCAGCAGACAGCCGATTTCTCCCGCCTCCAGCCCCAGCGACAGGTCGCGCACAACCTCCTGCCCGCCGTAGCGGACGGCTACCGAATCAAGCCGCAGCCACGGGGTCATTGTGCCAGCGGGCGACGAAGCGCCCCAGGAGCAGGACCGGCACCGCGCCGACGGCGACGATGACCAGTGCGGGAAGGGCGGCCTCCGCCAATCGTTCCTCGTTCGCCAATTCGTAAGTGCGCACGGCGAGGGTATTGAAATCGAAGGGGCGCAACAGCAGGGTGGCCGGCAATTCCTTCAACACTTCGACAAAGACCAGGAGCAGCGAGATCGCCATGCTGTTACGCATGATCGGCGCATGGATCCGAAGCAGCACCTGCCGGGAAGACAATCCCATGCTGCGCCCGGCCTCTCCCAGAGAAGGGCGTATCCTGGCCAGACCGGACTCGACGGCACTCAGCGCCAGGGCCAGAAACCGCGCCAGGTAGGCAAAGACCAGGCCGGCCACGCTGCCGGTCAACAACAAGCCGGGCAGGTCGCCGCGAAGCCATGTCCAGCCGAAGCCCAGCAGCCGGTCCAACCAGAGGGACAGGATCAGGACGCCGATAGCGATCACCGTTCCGGGAATGGCGTAACCCAGGCGCGCGACCTCCAGCATGCGCCCGCGCCAGGCATCGGCCCGGCCGGCCCCCATGCCGTAGCGCAAGATCAGGGCCAGCGCCGAGGCCAGCAGCGCGGCCGCCGTCGCGAGCCACAGGCTGTTTGCCAAGCTGCCGAAAAAGCCCGGCGCCGTCTCCGCCGCCGCCTGTGCCGCCCAATCCAGCAATACCGCGCAAGGGACGAAGAAACCGAATAGCGCCGGCAGGGCGCAGGCGCAACAGGCGCCCCAGCCCCGGACCCCGCCCAGGCGCATGACGGGCGGCGGACGGTAGCCGCCTGCCGCATAGTGGTAACGGGCCCGGCGCCGTTGCCGCCGCTCGCAGAAAAGCGGCACGGCGACCAGCAACAGCAGCACCGCGGAGAGCTGGCAGGCCGCAAGACTGTCTCCCATGCCGTTCCAGGCGCGGAAGATGCCCGTGGTAAAGACGGGAAGCCCGAGGTACTGGACCGTGCCGTAGTCCGCCAGGGCCTCCATCATCGCCAAGGATACCCCGGCAACGAGCGCGGGCCGCGCCAGGGGCAACCCCACGCGCAAAAATGCGCTGGCGCCGCCGCAACGCAGGGTGCGCGCCGCCTCCAGGGCGCAGCCGGACTGCAACAGGAAAGCGGCCCGGCACAACAGATACACATACGGATACAAGACCAGCGAGAGCACGGCCACCGCCGCCGGCAACGGCCCCGCGCCGGGCAGGCGCAGGTCCCACCATGCTTGCAGCCAGGATTGAACCGGGCCCGCCACGCCCAGCAGGCCCGTGTATGCGTAGGTGGCAATGTAGGCCGGGAGCGCCAACGGCAACGGCAAGAGCGCGGCCCAGGCGCGGCTGCCGGGGAATCGGAACATAGATGTCAGCCAGGCGGGGAACACGCCCAGAATCGCGGTACCCAGGGCCACCCCCAGCGCCAGACCGAGGGAATTCCAGATATACCCGGCGAGCACGGTGTGCCAGAGATGGCGCCAGGTCCCGCCTCCCCCCGGCTGCAGCACCGAAGCGCAGATCACGAGCACCGGCAGAATGAGCAACAAAAGCAGCGGCAGCAGCAACCAGGACCACGGCCGGGGACGGGCAATGCGTGGAGATTCCGGGAGGCGTCCGGGGAGGCCCGAAACGGCGATTTGGCGGCTAAGCCCCGCAGGCTCCATGATCCATAAATGCCGCCGGATTACCTCCAGCCGGCCCGATCCATGAGCTTCACCGCCTCCTGCACGTGTTCCCCGAGCAACAGCAGGGAATCCACGTCCGGCGCGAACTCGCCCCATTCCCGCAGCGTGGGCGAGGGAGCGACATCGGAGACGACGGGATATTCGTAATTGACTTCCGTAAACCAGCGTTGCGCTTTCGCGCGGACCAGGAACTCCAGCAATTGCAGCGCCTCGGGGACATGCCGCGCATGGCGGACCACCCCCGCCCCGCTCAGGTTGACGTGCACCCCTCCCGGGGCGGGCCAGTGCACCCCCACCGCCTGGGCCGCGGCGGCGTCGCGCGCCTTGCCCGAGTGCCGCATCAGGCCCAGATAGTACGTGTTCGCCAGGGCGACATCGCAAAGTTCGGCGGAAACGGCCCGAATCTGGTCGCGGTCTCCTCCCTGGGGCGGCCGGGCGAAATT includes:
- a CDS encoding ABC transporter ATP-binding protein → MTPWLRLDSVAVRYGGQEVVRDLSLGLEAGEIGCLLGASGVGKTTLLRVIAGFEPVAAGSVWIDGRRVSAPGRAAPAESRGVGMVFQDCALFPHLDAGANIAFGLSRQAQRQRAQRVARLAEMLGLEGLLAKFPHELSGGQQRRVALARALAPGPRGLLLDEPFAGLDVPLRERLARELRQWLKREEITALIVSHSRQDAFPMVDRMGVLWKGALLQWDTPFQVYHRPNHVYVANFVGEGSLIAGSAVPPAAVDTFLGRIGGAEPHGLPAGRQVQVLIRPDDIIHDDDSALTAKVADKLYRGAEFLYILTSREGERICTLVPSHHDHAIGESIGIRLEIDHLVMFPAHEGESPPDAGGAGGPKRPDADSGSLHGEGRGTESSRIGGDSSIPRKSAG
- a CDS encoding iron ABC transporter permease; protein product: MEPAGLSRQIAVSGLPGRLPESPRIARPRPWSWLLLPLLLLLILPVLVICASVLQPGGGGTWRHLWHTVLAGYIWNSLGLALGVALGTAILGVFPAWLTSMFRFPGSRAWAALLPLPLALPAYIATYAYTGLLGVAGPVQSWLQAWWDLRLPGAGPLPAAVAVLSLVLYPYVYLLCRAAFLLQSGCALEAARTLRCGGASAFLRVGLPLARPALVAGVSLAMMEALADYGTVQYLGLPVFTTGIFRAWNGMGDSLAACQLSAVLLLLVAVPLFCERRQRRRARYHYAAGGYRPPPVMRLGGVRGWGACCACALPALFGFFVPCAVLLDWAAQAAAETAPGFFGSLANSLWLATAAALLASALALILRYGMGAGRADAWRGRMLEVARLGYAIPGTVIAIGVLILSLWLDRLLGFGWTWLRGDLPGLLLTGSVAGLVFAYLARFLALALSAVESGLARIRPSLGEAGRSMGLSSRQVLLRIHAPIMRNSMAISLLLVFVEVLKELPATLLLRPFDFNTLAVRTYELANEERLAEAALPALVIVAVGAVPVLLLGRFVARWHNDPVAAA